GGAGACTTTCGCCCCCCGGTCGAAATCGAGGATCCCGAGTGCTTCGCCCAGATCGTAGTGGGGGACGACCGGCTCCGGGAGCGCCCGTCGGTCGTCGAACCCCCAGCGCTCGACTTCGACGTTGTCGGACTCGTCCTCGCCGACTGGGGCGTCGGGGTGTGGTGGATTCGGGAGTTCGAGCAGGGCGGCCTCGAGTTCGGCCTCCAGCTCTTCGGCGCGGGATTCGACCGTCTCGAGTTCGGCCTTCAGTTCGCTGGAGCGTTCGATCGCCGCCTCGGCCGCCGCCTCCTCGCCCTCGCGCTTGAGTTCGCCGATCTCGCTCGAGACCTCGTTGCGCTGCCGTCTGAGATCGTCGCCGGTGGCCTTGAGTTCGCGCCACTCCGCGTCGACGTCGAGGATCCGATCGAGGTCGACGTCGACGCCTTTTGTCTCGAGGGCGCGTCGGACCTCCTCGGGGTTCTCCCGGACGAACTGCCTGGACAACATGTGCCGGCGGTTCGACGCCGCGGCGGAAAGTCGTATCGATCACGCGGGATCGGGTCGCGGTCGCCCGCGTAGCGAGCAGTTTTACTACCGGACGGCGAAACGTCGGGCATGAGCATAGGAGACGTGTACGCCGTGGCGTCCGTCCCGGACTGCTACTACGTCGACGTCGGACTGTACGGCCGGACCGAGTACGGCTCCGTCTACGTGTGCGACACGAAACGGCCGGCGGTGATCGACACCGGCCTCGGGACCAACCCCGAACACATCCTCGACGCCCTCGACGAGGTCGGGATCGGACCCGACGAACTGGCGTACGTTATCCCGACGCACGTCCATCTTGACCACGCTGGCGGGGCCTGGGTGCTCGCCGAGGAGACGGACGCGACGGTGCTCGCCCACGGGGCCGGCGTGAAACACCTCGTCGATCCGGAGCGTCTCTGGGCGGGGACGAAAGCGGCCGTCGGCGACCGGATCGAGTACTACACCGAACCCGAGCCGATCCCCGAAGAGCGGATCACGGCACTGGAGGGCGGCGACGAGATCGACCTCGGCGACCGGACGCTCGACGTGTATCACGCCCCCGGACACGCCTTCCATCAGGCGATCTTTCACGACGCCGGATCGGACGCGGTCTTCGCCGCCGACGCGGCCGGGATCTACGTCCCCGAGTTGGATCGGGTGATCGAGACGTCGCCGCCGCCGGGGTTCGACCTCGAGACGGTCATCGAGGACGCGCGGACGATCGACGCATTGGCCCCCGAGACGATCTGTTATGGCCACTTCGGGCCGGTGTCTGCCGAGGGGCGGATCGACGAGTACGTCGAGGCGACGAAGCGCTGGGTCGAGGCAGTCGAGACAGCGCGGGCCGAGTTCGACGACGAGGACGCGATGGTCGAACACTTCCGCGAGCGCGCCGACACGCCGGACGTGTGGGGCGAGCGGAGTGCGGCCGGCGAGATCAGGATGAACCTCCAGGGCGTGTTGCGCTATCTCGACGAGCGGGACGAGAGAACGTGAGACGCGGCACACGGGGTGCGACCCCGGCCCCGGCCCCGGCCATCAGGAGGCCGAACAAAAGAGGTGGCACCGCGGGATTTATGCGGGCTCGGAGGCGTCGAGCGCCGTCTCGATGTCGAGCGCCCGGGCGACTTCGACGAGAAGGTCGCCTTTCACCTCCGACGTCTTCGTCTCGATCTCGGCGACGAGCGGCGTCTCGAACTCCTCGCGGACGCGGCGGAGTCGCTCCGCTTCGGTCGCGACGCGTTCGCTGAGGTAGCGCGCGCCACGGCCGTCCTCGTCGTCGCCGGGCGACGGCGTCAGGCGGTTCGCGACCAACCCCCTGACGGAGAGGCCGGACTCGGCCATCGCCTCGACCGCTCGTTCGGTCTCGTTCAACGACAACTCGTCGGGGTTCAACACGAAGAAGAAGGCCGCCTCCTCCCGGAGCGTCGACCCGGCGAACTCGAAGAACTCCTTTCGCTCTTGCAACCGGGCGAGGACGGGGTCGCCGTCCATCACCCGCCGCGGCTCGTTGTTGCCGATGGCGGCCTTCTCGAAGAGGTCGATGCTCGTCCGGCGTTTGTACATCAGCCGGTCGATCCACCCCTCGAGCAGTTCCGGCAACCCGAGCAACCGGAGGGTGCTCCCCGTCGGCGAGGTGTCGAAGACGACCCGGTCGTAGGGCTCCGCCGAGCGCATCACCTCGATGAACCGATCGAAGAGCGCCGACTCGTACGCGCCGGGCGTGTCGTGGGCCATCTCGAGTTGGCGGTTGATTTCGTTGACCATCGCCGCCGACACCTGCTCGGAGAGGTCCCGTCTGATCTCGTCGAGGTGTCTCGTGACCTCCGTTTCGGGGTCGATCTGCATCGCCTCGAGGTTCTCGACCCCCTCGACCGGGGTCGCGTCGTCCTCGAAGGGCTGGTCGAAGACGTCTGTCACGGAGTGGGCGGGATCGGTCGAGACGACGAGCGTCCGGTGGCCATCCCGCGCCGATTGGACCGCGTACGCACAGGAGACCGTCGTCTTGCCGACGCCGCCTTTCCCGCCGAAGAAGACGAACCGTTCCACGATCAGCGCCCCCCTCGGTAGTGTGTTCGGAGCATCAGAAGTGATACTGCTGGCCCTTTCGTTCGATGTAGGACTCCCGGTCCCACAGCCGGCGCTCCCAGGCCTCGAACTCGTTTTCGAGGTAGGGCAGCAACTCGGCGGTGTAGTAGGAGACGGGCGAGGGGATCCCGAAGGCGTCGGGGAAACACGCGAGGATGAAGGCGTCCTCGGCGTCCTCGGCCTCCTTTTCGATCTTCTCGTAGGCCGGGTGTGTCACCATCCCGTGATAGAGCCCCCGAAGCCACTCCTCGAGGGTCCGGCGGAACGACTCGATCCGATCGGCGAGCGTCATTCGTCACAACGCAGTCCCGCCGGAGGCAAATACCTGTCGCGGGCGTGACGCCCCCGACCGATTCGGGCGGCCGTGCGGTCGAACCGTCGTCGGACCACGGTTTGAAGAGTCCGCCCCGAGTCCGTCCGGTATGGAGACGGGCAGCGATACGATTCCGGTGACGATCCTCTCGGGCAGTCTCGGAGCCGGCAAGACGACGCTTTTGAACCACCTGTTGGCCGAGGCCGACCGCCGCATCGCCGTCCTCGTCAACGACATGGGCGAGGTCAACGTCGACGCGGAGCTCGTCGCGGAGGGCTCCGAGTTGGACGTCGACGACGGCGTCGCCGAACTCTCGAACGGCTGTATCTGTTGTGAGCTACAGGACGACCTCGAGACGGCGGTCGTCCGGCTCGCCAGGGACCGCCCCTTCGAGCACCTCGTCGTGGAGGCCTCCGGCATCTCCGAGCCCGCGCCGATCGCCCGGCTGTTCACGACCGAATCCCGCGTCGCCGCGCGCTACGACGTCGACTGTCTCGTCTGCGTGCTCGATATGCCGTACTTCCTCGAGACGTTCTCCGGTGGCGACGTCGAACGCCGCGGCGACCCCGGCGACCGGCCCCTCTCGGACCTCCTCGTCGAGCAGATCGAAACCGCGAACGTCGTGCTGTTGAACAAGGCCGACCGCTGCAGCGGGTCGGACCTCAATCGCGCGCGCGAACTCGTCTCCGGGCTCCAACCCGACGCCGAGACGGTCCCGACGGAGTTCTCCGCGGTCGATCCCGATCGGCTGCTCGGGACCGGGCTGTTCGACCGCGACCGGATGCGGTCGCTGCCGGCCTGGAAGCGGCTGCTGGACGACGCGGACGGGGCGGAGGCCGACCATCCCGAACACAGCCACGACGGCCACGGCGATCACGTCGGCGAGCACGCCCACCCCGACGAGGTGTACGGCGTCACCTCTTTTACGTACCGACGGCGGCGGCCGTTCCACCCCGAGCGCGCCGCGGCAGTGTTCGAGGAGTTACCGCCGTCGGTCGTCCGAGCGAAGGGAACGGTATGGATCGCCGGCAGCGACCTCCGGATCACGCTGAGCGTCGCGGGTCCGTCGGTGCGCGCGACGGCGCAGGGGCCGTGGATCGCCTCCCTCCCCGAGGTCGAACGGGAGATGTACCGCTCGAACCGCCCGGAGCTCCCCTGGGACGACGAGTACGGCGACCGCCGCATCGAGTTGGTCTTCATCGGGACCGACTACGACCGAGCGGAACTGGAGACAGCGCTCGATGAGGCGTTGGTCGACCCCGGCAGCGACGTCCCGGCGGCCGGTGGGGCGTTCCCCGACGAGGCGGGCGCGGAGACGGTTCTGAGGGAGTAACCCGGATCAGCAGGCACAGTCCCGCCCGGAGGCGCGCTCGAAGCGCATCGCCTCCCCGCAGTCCGGACAGGTGACCGTCGCGTCCGGTTCGACGTCGAGTTCGACGTCCCGGATGCGAACGTCGCAGTCGTCACACCAGTACGCGCCCTTCGAGCCGTCGTCGGGGCGGCCCTTCGGGGACGAGGCGAGCGCCTCCTTCACGCTGTCGATGAACCCCATACGCCGGTTTTCGGAGCGACCTATACAACGTCTGCGTGGGTGTGTGGCGCCGACGCACACCGGTCGGGACGGCGGAGCCCCCATAGCCCGCCGGGCCGACCGTATCACTCCGCCGAGGCGAGCCGATCGAGCGCCCGTTATACACTAACGATCGCAAGTGATTACACATCGATCGCACTGCCGTCGTGCGGTCGAGTGTGCAGTGTCTTCCGATCGCTACTACAGTTCGCCCGCGCGCGCGTCCAGGCGGCAACCCGGTCGACGAACGGCAACGGGACACCGAGCGACACCGCAGAGCGCATCGAGACGTGCGAGCCCTCGTCCTCGGGGGCGGCGGTGAGCCACGTCTCCATCGGCTCGAACGGCCCGTCAGCGCCGGCCTGGGTGTAGCAGGTCCCGTTCTCGATGGGTTCGAAGCGCAACTCGAAGGCCAGTCCCGGACCGGAGACGGTCAGAAGCGTCCCGGCGTCCGTCTCCGTCGTCGAGTCGACGGAGAAACTCCCCTCGTACTCGACGATCCGAGCGGGACCGAGCAGCGCGTCGAGTTCCCGGGGTCGCGTCCGGACGAAGCGGGTCCGTTCGACCTCGCGCATACGGCCGCGCTGTGTCGGTCGATTATATAAATCAGCCGCCACGTCGACGCCGCCAGAGGCGGCTCACAACAGCAACGGGAGGGTCGCCCCTGCCACGACGACGGCGAACACGAGCGCCCCGTAGAGCAGCTGTTCGGCCCGCAACGCAACCGACGTCTCTTCCGGCGGCCGGCCGTTCCACACCTGGCGATGGAACGCGAGCGCGGCGGCGAGGAGAAACGCCATCCCGGAGGCGGCGAGTGCGGTCGGGAGCGACAGCCCGAACGCCAGCCCATAGAGCGGGCCGAACGAGAACGACAACATGAACGCCAGCCCGCTGACGACGACGAACGGAACTGGATCGGCCGACACGCCGTGTCGGTTCCGGAGGGGCATACGTGAAAGTCGGTCGATACAAAAATAAACACTCCGCTGCAGGGGGGCGTATGGACGACGGCGAAGCCGACGGGTTCGAGGCGGGGGCTTCCGGGTCGCGGGGTGACCCTCGCGTGTTGCTTGCGTTGAACGCGGCACTGTCGGCCTCGTTCGGGGCGACGGTCGTCTGGGGGCTGTCGATGCTGGACGCGGCCGAACTGTCAGTTATAAACGTCGCCACCGCGACGATCGTTCTCTTTTCGTTGACGTATCTCGTGGCGATGCGTTGAGCCGGCCCGGAACGCGACGTGACGCCGGGTGTCGATCGGCTACCGACCGTACGTGAGCCGGCGGACGGCGTCGTTCAGCCGGCTGCCGACTCCGGACAGCCAGACGGCCGGCGAGACGCGGCGAAACTCCGACTCGTCGACCTCGATCCGCTCGTCGCCGAAGGGGTCGTGTTCGGCCTCCTCGACGGCGGCGTCGACGACCGTCGTCATCGAACATCGCCCGCAGGCCTCCGTCTTGTCGCCACTCATACCGTCGGATACGGCGAGGATGTATTTAAATCCTCGAACCATCGTGCGCCGAGCACGCACACCCGTGGGAACCGAACGGAGACAAGACGCCGGACGCAGGACCGGGGCGTCGCTCCCGGACCTGGACCCGGACCGCCGACGGCTATTTGCGGGCCGCCGTCCTACCGCGGCGTATGATCGACCGAATCACCCCTGAGGTGTCCGCCTACCGCGGACGGGTCCGATGAGCGACGCGGACGGAACCGAACGGGCTGGCAGCGACGCGGACGGGTCGTCGGCCGACGCGTACGACTCCGAGCGCGCCGCCGCCGAGGCCGCGGCCGAACTTCCCGAGGAGATCCGCGAGGCCGTCCCGGACTGGGACGACGAGTATCTCGACCGGGTCAGCGATCGGCTGCTGTACAACTACGATCTCGAGCGCGACCGTCCGGTCCACGGCGAGCGCTGGGAGATGTACGGCGAGATGCGCGTCCGCAATCAAAAACAGTTCTTTCACCCGGCGTTGAGCTACGCCGACCACGAGGCCGAGGAGTATCTCTTCGTCCGCCGCGAGCGACGTCCGACCGTCGACGAACTGCGCCGCCTCGTCGAGACGGGCCACGAGGTCGCCGACGAACGGATCGTCGCCGACGAGGAGCACTTCGGGACGGACGTCTCGTTCGTCCTCGTCTGTGCGGCACTGTCCGACGACGTCGCCGGGTTCGTCTCGGGGTTTCGCGAGCGCGAACTGTTGAAGTTCGGCTACTACGGCCACTACGACGTGAACCTCGTCGTCGTCGTCCCCGAGGAGCAACGACTCGTCGCGAGCGAGGCCGCCGACGTCGCGGAGGCGTTCCGGCTCTGGGAGGACGTCTCCGAGCCCGAGGAGGGGCTGCTCTCGCGGTTCGCGAGGCGCTTTTGGAAGTGAGCGATGAAAAACTGAGCTCCGCGAACGACCCCGAATCGCTCAGTCGTCGCCCGGTTCGGCTACGGGCGTCTCGGGGCCACCGCGTGCCTCGGTGATGTTTCGGTAGCCGAGCCGGACTAACGCGAGTGCGAGCACGATCAACACGATCGCGAGCGCCGCCTGAACGGCCGAGGAGACCGCTGCACCGGTCGTTTCGGCCCCACCCTGGATCAGGTTCAAGAAGATGTTCTCATAGAAGGCCAGCCACGACAGCCCGAGGACGGTGATCGTCACCATGATCGCCATCGGGACGCCGGTCGAGACGAGTTGTTTCGTTTCGTCCCAGTTGGCCAGCCAGACCGTCGCGGTGAGGAGCGCAAGCGCCGCGAGCAGCTGGTTCGCGCCGCCGAACAGTCCCCACAGGACCACCCACTGCCCGGAGATGACCATCAGGTACGCCGGGACGATCTGGATGAGGGGGTTGGTGTATCGCCCGCGGGCGATCGATCCGATGTCGGCG
The genomic region above belongs to Natronomonas moolapensis 8.8.11 and contains:
- a CDS encoding CobW family GTP-binding protein; protein product: METGSDTIPVTILSGSLGAGKTTLLNHLLAEADRRIAVLVNDMGEVNVDAELVAEGSELDVDDGVAELSNGCICCELQDDLETAVVRLARDRPFEHLVVEASGISEPAPIARLFTTESRVAARYDVDCLVCVLDMPYFLETFSGGDVERRGDPGDRPLSDLLVEQIETANVVLLNKADRCSGSDLNRARELVSGLQPDAETVPTEFSAVDPDRLLGTGLFDRDRMRSLPAWKRLLDDADGAEADHPEHSHDGHGDHVGEHAHPDEVYGVTSFTYRRRRPFHPERAAAVFEELPPSVVRAKGTVWIAGSDLRITLSVAGPSVRATAQGPWIASLPEVEREMYRSNRPELPWDDEYGDRRIELVFIGTDYDRAELETALDEALVDPGSDVPAAGGAFPDEAGAETVLRE
- a CDS encoding MBL fold metallo-hydrolase — protein: MSIGDVYAVASVPDCYYVDVGLYGRTEYGSVYVCDTKRPAVIDTGLGTNPEHILDALDEVGIGPDELAYVIPTHVHLDHAGGAWVLAEETDATVLAHGAGVKHLVDPERLWAGTKAAVGDRIEYYTEPEPIPEERITALEGGDEIDLGDRTLDVYHAPGHAFHQAIFHDAGSDAVFAADAAGIYVPELDRVIETSPPPGFDLETVIEDARTIDALAPETICYGHFGPVSAEGRIDEYVEATKRWVEAVETARAEFDDEDAMVEHFRERADTPDVWGERSAAGEIRMNLQGVLRYLDERDERT
- a CDS encoding ArsA family ATPase, which encodes MERFVFFGGKGGVGKTTVSCAYAVQSARDGHRTLVVSTDPAHSVTDVFDQPFEDDATPVEGVENLEAMQIDPETEVTRHLDEIRRDLSEQVSAAMVNEINRQLEMAHDTPGAYESALFDRFIEVMRSAEPYDRVVFDTSPTGSTLRLLGLPELLEGWIDRLMYKRRTSIDLFEKAAIGNNEPRRVMDGDPVLARLQERKEFFEFAGSTLREEAAFFFVLNPDELSLNETERAVEAMAESGLSVRGLVANRLTPSPGDDEDGRGARYLSERVATEAERLRRVREEFETPLVAEIETKTSEVKGDLLVEVARALDIETALDASEPA